Genomic segment of Bifidobacterium lemurum:
CCGTTCGCGCTCCTCGGTCACCTTCGGATCGGCGTAGAACGAGGCCGACATGGGCGTCTTCACGAAGCAGGGGCACACGCAGTTGCTGCGGATGCCGAACGGACCCCATTCGGCGGCGAGCATCTTGGAGAGCATGCCCAATCCTGCCTTCGCGCAGGAATAGGCTCCGGAGAAGGTCTCCGGCGAATGCGAGGCGACCGTGGAGATATGGACGATGCGTCCGGACTTGTGTTCCAGCATCACCTTGCCGAAAGCCTGCGAAAGGATGAACGCGCCGGTCAGATTCACGTTGACCACATCGCGCCAGTCGCTCAACGGCAGGTCCTCCAGGGGAGCGAACCGCAGGATGCCGACCGTGTTGACCAGCACGTCCACGGTGCCGAAATCGGCGAGGATCTTGTCTTTGAGAATGGCGACGTCGTCGGCGTCGGAGATGTCGCAGCCGTACCCCTTGGCCTCCACCCCGTAGGTCGAACCGATTTCGTCGGCGAACTGCCGGGTGGCATCCTCGGACACGTCGACCATGGCCAGCCGCGCGCCGGCCTTGGCCAGCTCCCCGCAGATGGCGGTGCCCATACCGCCCACCGCGCCGGTCACCACGCAGACATCTCCCATGATGCCCAGCCAATCACGCTTCTGTTCCGCCTCCATGGCAGATACCTCCTTGTATATATGCGTCACGCCCCGTCCGTCGTTGGTTGGGGCAACATCCGGAATGCTAGACTTTGCCCCAAGGGCAAGGTCAAGGAGGTGCGCGTGGCCGATGATGACGAGCTGCTGACGATCGGCGAGGTCGCCAAGCTGGACGGAGTCACCACGAAGGCGCTGCGCTATTACGACGCGCACGGCATCCTCAAACCCGAGGTCGTGGACCCGCGCACCGGATACCGCTACTACTCCCCCGACCAGGTGTTGGAGCTTGACGTCGTGCGCATCTGCCTGGCGACCGGCATGCCGCTGGATTCATTGGAACGCCATCGTCTGGAGGATGGCACGTTGGATTGGCGTGGGGTGCTGCGCGCCAGCCGCGCCCGGGTGGATGACGAAATCGCGCGCCTGCGCAAGCAGCAGACCAGTCTTAACGACTATTTGGAGGAGATCGTGCGCAAGGCGCAGACCCCCGAAGACGGCGTGGTCTCCTCGGATCTACAGCCCACTTGGCTGGCGGCCAAACCGTGGGCCTATAACCAACCGTTCGCCATCAAACGGTATCTGCGCACTATGGCGGAGCTGCGGAACGCCATGCGCGAGGCCGATGCCACGCCGTTGTTGCGCCGCGGCATCCTCATCGACCATCTGCACGAACGCGCGTGGGCATACCATCAGTTCGACCCGCAGGGCGCACATGACGGACCTTACCGTTTCGACGAGTCGATCACCGTGCTCAATCCCGCGGGAGGACCGGCGCAAAGCATGGCGATCGAACGCGACCGCCTCTCGCAGTGTTTCGACGAGGGTGCTGCCATGACGATGCGCGACGACCCCGAGCAATGGCCCCACGCCACCATGACGGAGATTTGGGGAAGCCGCGCGTCGCGAGGTAGGGTGTCGATCCGCTATTCGCGGCACCGTTGCGCGGTGTAGGAGTTCTAGCACCACCGCTCAGCACTGCACTGGCACGTAAACGAAAAGGGCCGCCTCCCATGCATCGTGACGATGCTGGGAGGCGGCCCTCAACCTTCAACCGACGAATCCGCGCGCTAGGCGACGGTGAAGGTGGCGCGCTTCAGGTCCTCGCGGCGCGACGAATGGCCGATGAGCAACTCGAACTCGCCGGCTTCGACGATGCGGTTGGCCTGCGGATCGACGATGGTGCAGTCCGCGACCGGAATGTCGAAGGCGACGGTCGCGCTCTCCCCCGGCGCGAGCGTCACGCGCTTGAAGGCCTTGAGCTCACGGTCGGTCCAGCTGTAGGAGGTGACGATGTCGCCGATGTAGGCCTGCACGACTTCGGTGCCGGGCCGCTCGCCCGTGTTGGTCAGGGTGACTTCGGCATGCACCGTGTCGGTTTCAGCGAAGGGCTTGGATTCGCTGGCGTTGGTGATCGCCACCTCGCCGTATTCGAAGGTCGTGTAGCTCAGGCCCTCGCCGAACGCGAACGCCGGGTCCTGGGTGAGGTCGGCGTAGCGGTTGCCGTGCTGGCCGCGGATCTGGTTGTAGTAGACCGGCAGCTGGCCCGCATGGCGCGGGAAGGTGATCGGCAGACGGCCGGAAGGCTCGGTCAGACCGAAGATGATTTCGGCGATGGCCTGGCCGCCCTTCATGCCGGGGCTCGGCGCCCACAGGAAGGCGCTCACGCCGGAGTCGGCAGGCTTGTCGATCACACCGTATCCGCCGACCACACTGGCCGGCATCACCTGAGGCTTGGAGCTGACCAGCACCACCACGAAGGGCTTGCCGGTCTCCTTGGCCACGTCAGCGAGCGCGTCGATCAGCGCGTTCTGTCCACCCACGAGTTCCAGCGTGCCGGTGGAGCAGCCTTCGCCGATCAGCTGGATCACATCGCCCACCACGGCCACGATCAGGTCGGACTGGCGGGCGTTGGCCACGGCCTCGTCGAGCAGCGCTTGGTCGACGGGTGCCGCGACGCCGATCTTCGGGCGGGGCTGTCCGTCGGGATAGAACTCGCCTTCGGGGTCGGGAACCAGGTCGATGATGTTCGCGCCGCGGGAGTAGACGACTTCGGCTCCGGCCTCGTCGGCAATCGCTTTGACGCCGTCGAGCACGGTGGTGATCATCTCGCGCGGATGGCCGTCGGGCATCCAGTTGACCTGGCCGGAGTTGCCGGCCCAGTCGCCGAGCTGGGTTTGCGCGTCGTCGGCGAGCGGGCCGACCACGGCGATGCGGAGATTCTTCGACGCCGCTTCGCTCTGCTCAGCATGACGAGGGAGAGAGAACGGAAGCGCGCCATCGTTCTTGAGGAGCGCCACGGATTCGCGGGTGAGTTCGAGGTTGAGTCGCTGATGCTCCTCGGAGCCGATGACGGCCTTGATGCGTTCGGGGTCGGGCAGGCGCGGATCCTCGAAAAGACCAAGACGGAATTTGAGCGCGAGGATGCGCTCCACGGCGGCGTCGATCAGCGATTCATCGAGCATGCCGTTCTTGACGGCTTCGATGGCACCCTCGTAGAACTGCGGCGTGGTCATGACCAGGTCGTTGCCGGCCTTGACCGCGTCGGCGGCCGCATGCGTGTAGTCGGGCTTGACGTGCTGCTCCCAGACAGCGCGGCCGACGTTGTCCCAGTCGGTGATCAGCGTGCCCTGATAGTTCCATGCGCCGCGCAGCTTGTCGCTCAGCAGCCACTTGTTGAAGGTGACCGGCACGCCTTCGATGGATTCGTAGCCGAGCATGAACGTGCCGCAGCCTTCTTTGGCGACGCGTTCGAACGGCGGCAGGAACCAGGATTCGAGCTTGCGGTGGCTCAGATCAGCTTCGGAGGCGTCGCGGCCGCCCTGGGTTTCGGAGTATCCGGCGAAATGCTTGGCGCAGGCGAGGATCGCGTCCTTGGCGAGCGGCTCGCCGGCCTTGGCACCGCCCTGGTAGCCCTTGACGATGGCGGAGGCGAGTTCGCCGATCAGCATCGGATCCTCGCCGAAGGTCTCGCCCACACGACCCCAGCGGGTGTCGCGGCCGATGCACAGCACCGGGGAGAAGGTCCAGTGCACGCCGGTGGTGGAGACCTCTTCGGCGGTGGCGCGGCCCATGGCCTCGATTTTCTCCGTATCCCAGCTGACGGCCATGCCGAGCTGTTCGGGGAAGATGGTCGCGCCCGGCCAGAAGGAGTAGCCGTGGATGCAGTCGTCGCCGATGACTAGCGGGATGCCGAGGCGTGTTTTGGTGTTCACCGTCTCGACGGCGCGCGGCAGGTCCTCGGGGCTGGTGTGCAGGATGGAGCCGACGTGCTTGCCGACGATCAGATCGTCCAGATCGCCGCTGCGGGCGTCGAGCTGCATCATCTGTCCGACCTTCTCTTCAAGGGTCATACGGCCCAGCAGGTCCGCGATGCGCTCCTCGACCGGCAGATCGGGGTTCTTGTAGGGCAGGGTGGCTGCGGTTTCGGTCATTAATGTCGCCTTCCTCGATGAAGATGAACTTTTTAACTACCATTCGGTAATTAAGAGTATACATCACACGCGGCGCGACACACATCAGCGACAAAAAGTCATACCGACGCAGACAGCGGACTCAGCGATATTCATCCCACAGCGGCGAAGGGAAAATCATGCGCTCGAATTCCAGCCATTCGTCATACAGGTCGATGGGCGGCTCGCCGAGCCAGCGCAGTTGGATGCCGTCCATCGATTCCATCGCCTTGCGCACATAGGGGCGCATGGCCCGACTCCACTCCCCCAGCTGCGGCGGAATCGACCACGCGTACTGCGAGTAGCTCTCCCAAATCTGCGTATGGCGCACACGGAAATGCTCATACAACGGATGCGCCGGATTCAACGCCTCGGCCTGCAGCATCGCGAACAACTGGACCATCATGCGACGCCGCGCGTTATGCCGCACCAGAAAACGCAGATAGGCGGGGAACCGAAGATCATCCGCAGCACTGCCCGGCAGCCCCGATTCCATGAACTCCTCGACCGTGCCCGACGAGGCGTAGTATTCCTCGTAGGTCATCGCCAGAAGATTGTCCTTGCTGCCCACATACCGCAGCAGCCCTTGCTTCGAGATGCCCACTTCGTCGGCGACGTCCTGAATCGAAATGCCATTGAAACCGCGTTCGCTGATCAGCCGCACCGACGCGTCCAGAATCTCACGCTTGCGCTCCTCAGGCGACTTGCGCACCCGCTTTCCGCTATTCTCCGATGTAGGCATACTACGCAAGTCTAGCCAATCCTCCACACCACGACGTGCTTCACGTTTTTTGAGTGTGAAGCACGTCGTGAACGTCTAAGAAATCCCACCTTTGATATCATTGTGATATCAAGACTAAGGAGGGGCATTATGACCACATCACTGCTGATTCGCAAGCTTCCCGAAGACGTTAAAGAGACTCTGGCCAAGGCGGCGAAAGCCAACGGCCGCTCCACCGAGGCGCAGGCGCGTTCCGTGCTCGAGGAGTTCGCCGCCTCATGGGTGGCCCACAAAGCTTCGGATTGGGAATTCTTCGAACACATCCGCACTGAACTGCTTGACGGCGGCATCGACGAGGACGAATTCCAGCCCATGCCTCGAGACAAGAACGAACAACCAAGGCCGGTGGATTTCGAATGAACAACAAATCACGACCTATTCTGGTCGACACGAACGTTATCTCGGAGTTCTACAAACCAACCCCCAATCCAACGGTGATTGCATGGTTGAAGCAGAACGATGGGGCCTACATATCGTCCATCACCATTATGGAAATGATGTACGGACTATGGCGCATGCCGCAAGGCGCAAGACGTTCCGTCATGGCCGAAACCATTAAACGAACCATACGAAACTATGAGAACCGTATTCTGACTTTTGACCGCGAAGCCGGCATACGATGCTCTCTTATCCGAGCCGATCTGGACGCACACGGCCATCCTGTCGGCTTGGCCGATGCGCAGATCGCCGCCATCGCCCAAGCCAACAACTGCACCTTGGCCACACGCAACACCAAGGATTTCCAGCACACCGGCGTTCCCCTCATCAACCCGTGGGAGCCCGCCGCATAATCCTTCGCAGATGAGACAATCGCCAACACAAAGTCATGCCGCCGGCGTCACGGCATTGGAATTCAGCAGATCAACACAAATCAGTAATTCCTGAATCATTTCGCCGGAGAACAATCGAGTCATCGGCCAAGGTTGATTAAATGGGTCTTCATATAAGATTTGAGCGGGCGCAAACGCATGGCACAGGTGATGAACTTTGCGATTTCAAGGTTACTCGCGAAAAAGAGTCAAGCGATCACAAATCCCAGCTCGACGATCAGCCATCCAACCATTGCGCCAGACGCGGGTGAGGTCCCAAGCTTCGAAATCGACCTGTTTGCGACGAGTGCAGTCGTCGCCACCGGAGACGTCGCGCACCAACTGATAATTCCAGTAGATCTGCCCGGCGGAGACGTTCCATGCGCGCAATTGCAGCGCCGCAACCTCACGGTAGGCGTCGCGCATGCGTCGTTCGCGTTCGGAGATTGCGTCAACCGAATCGTCGACAACCACACCAGCCTCACCACACGACGCGGCCCACCGGTTTTCAATGCACCATTCGCCGACCACCACAGGCACATATCTCGCCGCGCGGCGGATCATCAGTTCGTTGAGTTTCACGAACAGCCGGTACGCCCACATCTCATGGATGGGCACGAAACTCTCCATCGCGGCGATATAAATATGCGTGTCCAGCATGACGCGCCGCATACCTTCACGTCGGAACCAGTTCCCCCAACGATTCAGACGGAATCCGTCATGGAATACGATTACCGTCTCAGGGCGCAGCACAGAACGCAACCGTCGGTATGCCTCCCGATAGAACCGTTTAAGGAACCGCATCGACACATGGCCGCTACCGTACGCCTCGCCCATGCTTTTCGCACGTCCCGTCGAAGGCGCGGTGCGGTAGACCAGCCAACTGATCGGCTCGTTGAGCACTTCGACGCCATACAACGCGGGATCATCGCGATAGCGCTCGGCAAGACGAGTCAACACACTGAGCGCGAATTCCACGGCGCGCGGGCTACGACTCCACCGGCACACGCCCGTCAGTCCGCCGTTGTCGTATCCGTTCTGCGATCCGGGCACCGTATGCAGATCGAGCAGCACTTTCAATCCGGTCTCACGCGCCCATGCGAACGCCTTGTCCACATATTCGATGCAGCCCGGATGCCCGGACACATCACCGAATACGAAGTACGGCACCGGCAGACGGACCAGATTGTATCCGCGCGCGGCGATGGCCTGAAAGTCCGCCAGCGTCACATAGGTATCGCGATGCTCACGTAGCACCTCTTCCAAACGAGAGGCCGGCATGGTGCGATGCATCCAGATTTCGTCGTCCTCGCCGCTTTCCTCGAACAAGGACGGGGACATCCACCGCTCCAACACCAGCCAGTTGCCGAGGTTCACGCCGTTGATTTTCTCGTCACACCCCAGCACCATGCTCATCCCTCTTTCTTCGCAGGAATGTCCCGATTCTATAATGCGCCCCTGCGATGTGGCACTTTCTTGGACATACAGTGCGGCCATGTTCACATGTCACAACAAGAAACGCCATTTCCGCCACACTTCCCGGCACAACTCGTCACACTGCCACCGACATCAACAGACGGCACGACAGAAAAGAAATCTTCATTCCCCAGCAAATATGGGTTGAATGAAAACATTTTTTCATTCTGCCGCCTATAGAGTATAATTGAAAAAAGATTTTACTTTGAGAGGTGCATGATGATCGAGCGGCCGCATTACCTGGATATGCTGAAGCCTTGGAAAGACAAGGACGTCATCAAAGTCATCACAGGCGTGCGACGCTGCGGCAAATCCACACTGATGGAACTGTGGAAGCGTTATCTGCAGGAGCAGGCAGGCATCGACGCAAGCCACATCATTCATATCAATCTCGAATTGCTCGAAAACGAGCCGCTTCTGGAGTATCACGCGCTCCACAATGAGATTCTGAGCCGATGCGCCGACGATGCAATGCATTATGTGCTGATCGACGAAATCCAGAATGTACCGGATTTCCAGAAAGCCGTCGACAGCCTGTACGTGCGCCCCAACATCGACCTGTATATCACCGGGTCGAACGCCAATCTGCTCGGCGGCACATTGGCCACCCTCCTATCCGGCCGATATACGGAGATCTCGATGCTGCCGCTATCGTTCGCCGAATATCTCACCACGCCCACAAACACCGAGACTTCCCAACAACGTCGGTGGTCGAACTATATCCACGATGGCTCGTTTCCTGCGGTCAATGAGCTGGACGGCAACGACAATCTCATACACGATTACCTCGATGGCGTGCTCAACACCATTCTGATCAAAGACGTTTCGCAACGCATCAACGCGAACGCATCATTGTTGCGGAGCTTGGTGGTGTATCTGTACGACAATATCGGCAATCTAACCACGCCTCGCAACATCGCAAACACGTTGACCTCGTCGGGGACCAAAGTCTCCACCCCTACCGTCAGCGCTTATCTGGAAGCGCTGGAATCGGCGTTCGTGCTCTATTCCGCGGATCGCTACGACGTCAAAGGCAAGCGCATCCTCAAACGGGAAAAGAAGTATTACGCGGTCGACATGGGATTGCGCCGCATCCTATGTTCGAACAATGTTCG
This window contains:
- a CDS encoding ATP-binding protein, with the protein product MMIERPHYLDMLKPWKDKDVIKVITGVRRCGKSTLMELWKRYLQEQAGIDASHIIHINLELLENEPLLEYHALHNEILSRCADDAMHYVLIDEIQNVPDFQKAVDSLYVRPNIDLYITGSNANLLGGTLATLLSGRYTEISMLPLSFAEYLTTPTNTETSQQRRWSNYIHDGSFPAVNELDGNDNLIHDYLDGVLNTILIKDVSQRINANASLLRSLVVYLYDNIGNLTTPRNIANTLTSSGTKVSTPTVSAYLEALESAFVLYSADRYDVKGKRILKREKKYYAVDMGLRRILCSNNVRDTGRILENIVYLELLRRDKEVFVGQGPTGEIDFVTNGPQGRRYWQVCESVNNPETLERELSSFSSIRDNYPKTLITLDDVRPTSHDGIQQVYALDWLAADK
- a CDS encoding TetR/AcrR family transcriptional regulator: MPTSENSGKRVRKSPEERKREILDASVRLISERGFNGISIQDVADEVGISKQGLLRYVGSKDNLLAMTYEEYYASSGTVEEFMESGLPGSAADDLRFPAYLRFLVRHNARRRMMVQLFAMLQAEALNPAHPLYEHFRVRHTQIWESYSQYAWSIPPQLGEWSRAMRPYVRKAMESMDGIQLRWLGEPPIDLYDEWLEFERMIFPSPLWDEYR
- a CDS encoding SDR family NAD(P)-dependent oxidoreductase gives rise to the protein MEAEQKRDWLGIMGDVCVVTGAVGGMGTAICGELAKAGARLAMVDVSEDATRQFADEIGSTYGVEAKGYGCDISDADDVAILKDKILADFGTVDVLVNTVGILRFAPLEDLPLSDWRDVVNVNLTGAFILSQAFGKVMLEHKSGRIVHISTVASHSPETFSGAYSCAKAGLGMLSKMLAAEWGPFGIRSNCVCPCFVKTPMSASFYADPKVTEERERLIASRRIGEVEDIANAVAFLASPRSDFVNGDEISVDGGFHLMMGDLTPKPGGRRQFAVNSLKQRGLI
- a CDS encoding FitA-like ribbon-helix-helix domain-containing protein: MTTSLLIRKLPEDVKETLAKAAKANGRSTEAQARSVLEEFAASWVAHKASDWEFFEHIRTELLDGGIDEDEFQPMPRDKNEQPRPVDFE
- a CDS encoding MerR family transcriptional regulator, with the translated sequence MADDDELLTIGEVAKLDGVTTKALRYYDAHGILKPEVVDPRTGYRYYSPDQVLELDVVRICLATGMPLDSLERHRLEDGTLDWRGVLRASRARVDDEIARLRKQQTSLNDYLEEIVRKAQTPEDGVVSSDLQPTWLAAKPWAYNQPFAIKRYLRTMAELRNAMREADATPLLRRGILIDHLHERAWAYHQFDPQGAHDGPYRFDESITVLNPAGGPAQSMAIERDRLSQCFDEGAAMTMRDDPEQWPHATMTEIWGSRASRGRVSIRYSRHRCAV
- a CDS encoding glycoside hydrolase family 5 protein, whose product is MSMVLGCDEKINGVNLGNWLVLERWMSPSLFEESGEDDEIWMHRTMPASRLEEVLREHRDTYVTLADFQAIAARGYNLVRLPVPYFVFGDVSGHPGCIEYVDKAFAWARETGLKVLLDLHTVPGSQNGYDNGGLTGVCRWSRSPRAVEFALSVLTRLAERYRDDPALYGVEVLNEPISWLVYRTAPSTGRAKSMGEAYGSGHVSMRFLKRFYREAYRRLRSVLRPETVIVFHDGFRLNRWGNWFRREGMRRVMLDTHIYIAAMESFVPIHEMWAYRLFVKLNELMIRRAARYVPVVVGEWCIENRWAASCGEAGVVVDDSVDAISERERRMRDAYREVAALQLRAWNVSAGQIYWNYQLVRDVSGGDDCTRRKQVDFEAWDLTRVWRNGWMADRRAGICDRLTLFRE
- a CDS encoding glycoside hydrolase family 3 N-terminal domain-containing protein, giving the protein MTETAATLPYKNPDLPVEERIADLLGRMTLEEKVGQMMQLDARSGDLDDLIVGKHVGSILHTSPEDLPRAVETVNTKTRLGIPLVIGDDCIHGYSFWPGATIFPEQLGMAVSWDTEKIEAMGRATAEEVSTTGVHWTFSPVLCIGRDTRWGRVGETFGEDPMLIGELASAIVKGYQGGAKAGEPLAKDAILACAKHFAGYSETQGGRDASEADLSHRKLESWFLPPFERVAKEGCGTFMLGYESIEGVPVTFNKWLLSDKLRGAWNYQGTLITDWDNVGRAVWEQHVKPDYTHAAADAVKAGNDLVMTTPQFYEGAIEAVKNGMLDESLIDAAVERILALKFRLGLFEDPRLPDPERIKAVIGSEEHQRLNLELTRESVALLKNDGALPFSLPRHAEQSEAASKNLRIAVVGPLADDAQTQLGDWAGNSGQVNWMPDGHPREMITTVLDGVKAIADEAGAEVVYSRGANIIDLVPDPEGEFYPDGQPRPKIGVAAPVDQALLDEAVANARQSDLIVAVVGDVIQLIGEGCSTGTLELVGGQNALIDALADVAKETGKPFVVVLVSSKPQVMPASVVGGYGVIDKPADSGVSAFLWAPSPGMKGGQAIAEIIFGLTEPSGRLPITFPRHAGQLPVYYNQIRGQHGNRYADLTQDPAFAFGEGLSYTTFEYGEVAITNASESKPFAETDTVHAEVTLTNTGERPGTEVVQAYIGDIVTSYSWTDRELKAFKRVTLAPGESATVAFDIPVADCTIVDPQANRIVEAGEFELLIGHSSRREDLKRATFTVA
- a CDS encoding type II toxin-antitoxin system VapC family toxin; the protein is MNNKSRPILVDTNVISEFYKPTPNPTVIAWLKQNDGAYISSITIMEMMYGLWRMPQGARRSVMAETIKRTIRNYENRILTFDREAGIRCSLIRADLDAHGHPVGLADAQIAAIAQANNCTLATRNTKDFQHTGVPLINPWEPAA